A window of Sphingomonas astaxanthinifaciens DSM 22298 genomic DNA:
AGCGGAGGCGTTCTTCGAGGGTCGCGAGGGCGGCGAGGTCGGTCATCATTCGCGCCTAGCAAAGCTCGTCGTCCCCGCGAAGGCGCGGACCTCAGGAGATTTGCACGTCCTCGCCTTAGGTCCCCGCCTTCGCGGGGACGAGGTTCCGTTTCGTTAGGCCGCGACCGCCTCGTCGGCCGCGGCGTCGAAGCGGTGCTGGGCTTCGTGGATTGCCGCGATATTGGCGATCGCCCAGTCGGACAGGGCTTGGATCGGCTCGCGCAGCGAGTGACCGAGCGGGGTGAGGGCATAGTCGACCCTCGGCGGGATCGACGGAGTGACGGCGCGGCTGACGAGGCCGTCGCGCTCGAGGTTGCGCAGGGTGAGCGTCAGCATCCGCTGCGAGACGCTGGGGATTTCGCGGCGAAGCTCGTTGAAGCGGCGTGGCCCTTCGCCCAGCGTCGAGACGACCAGCACGGTCCACTTGTCGCCGATCCGGCTGAGCAGCGTGCTGATGGTTCGGCAGACGGGGCTGGTCGGGTCCTTCATGGCTCTTCTCTCCCGGTGGGGCACAGCATTGTTACCGCGCCACAAATTTGTTCGTCCCCCACAAAAAAGTGCGTTCTTGCGAGGCGTTTTAGGGCGGTTACTTAGGGTGCTCCGGTATCAAAACAATACTAAGGAGACAATAGTGACTATCCTTCAGCTCGACAGCAGCATCACCGGCGAGAACAGCGTCAGCCGCCAGCTCACCCGCTCGATTGTCGAGCGGCTGGTCGCGACCGCGCCGGGGACCGAGGTGATCCATCGCGACCTCGTCGCCGATCCCATTGACCACCTGACGCTGGGCGCCCTCGCCGATTCGAGCGTGCTCGACGAATTCCTCGCCGCCGACACCGTGGTGATCGGCGCGCCGATGTACAATTTCACCGTGCCGACGCAGCTGAAGGCCTGGCTCGACCGCGTGCTCGTGGCGGGCAAGACCTTCCGCTACACCGAAAATGGCCCCGAGGGGCTGGCCGGCGACAAGCGCGTGATCATCGCGCTGGCCCGCGGCGGTTTCTACGAAGTGGGTTCGCCGGCGAGCGCGCTCGAGCATCTTGAGACCTATTTGCGCGGGGTGTTCGGCTTCATCGGCATCACCCCCGAGTTCGTCGCCGCCGACGGGATCGCGATGGGCCCCGAGCAGCGCGAGGCGAGCCTCGCTTCCGCGCTTGACGACACCGTGCGGCTTGCCGCCTAACCTCATGCACGACACCGACAGGAGCGCGACCATCATGGCCAACGACCGACTTTCCGCTTCCGCCCCGCTCGCGCTCGGCGTGCTGCGGATCATGACCGGGCTATTATTCCTCGCCCACGGGACGCAGAAATTCCTGTCCTTCCCGGGTGGCGAGCGGGCGGGCTTCGGCTGGACCTTTGCCGGCCCGCCCGCCTACGCCGGGATCATCGAGCTGGTGACGGGGGTGCTGATCGCGCTCGGCCTGTTCACCCGCCCGGCGGCCTTCCTCGCCTCGGGGTGCATGGCGGTGGCCTATTTCATGGCCCACGCCCCGCAGAACTTCTTTCCCGTCAACAATGGCGGCGACGCGGCGATCCTCTACTGCTTCGTCTTCCTATACCTGGTCTTCGCCGGACCGGGCCGGCTGAGCCTCGACGCGGCCCGCCGCAGGGGCTGAGCTAGCGGGCCTTGCCGCACTTGCCGGCCTTCGCGACCGCGGCGGTCGGCTGCGGTGCGGCATAGGCCCAGGAAGAGATCTTCCAGCCTGCCTCGGTTCGGGCGAGGATGAAGGTCATGTGCCCGTCGGCCCCTTTGCGGACGCCGGCCTGCGTCATGCAATAGGTAGTGGGGAGCACGACATAGGCGCTGGTCCCGTCGCTCCCCGCCTGGACCGGGCGGCCGTAGGCCATGTGTCCGCCGCTGATCTTCTTCGCGGCGGAGTCCTTCGCATAGCTGTCGAGCCAGCGCTGGACCGAGCCTTGTCCGCTCCACTGATAGGGGGCGAATTCGTCGAGGATGACGGGATCGGCGGTGTGCGCGTCGATGAAGGCCTGGACGTTACCGGCGTTGAACTGGTCGAGGACGGTGGTGACCGCCTTGACCGCCTCGTCGGCGGGCGCGGCGGTGGCGCCGGTGCCGGCGAGCAGCGCGGCAAGTGCGAGCGATTTGAGCATGGTTGCTCCCCCTTGAGTTGCCGG
This region includes:
- a CDS encoding FMN-dependent NADH-azoreductase is translated as MTILQLDSSITGENSVSRQLTRSIVERLVATAPGTEVIHRDLVADPIDHLTLGALADSSVLDEFLAADTVVIGAPMYNFTVPTQLKAWLDRVLVAGKTFRYTENGPEGLAGDKRVIIALARGGFYEVGSPASALEHLETYLRGVFGFIGITPEFVAADGIAMGPEQREASLASALDDTVRLAA
- a CDS encoding DoxX family protein, whose translation is MHDTDRSATIMANDRLSASAPLALGVLRIMTGLLFLAHGTQKFLSFPGGERAGFGWTFAGPPAYAGIIELVTGVLIALGLFTRPAAFLASGCMAVAYFMAHAPQNFFPVNNGGDAAILYCFVFLYLVFAGPGRLSLDAARRRG
- a CDS encoding winged helix-turn-helix transcriptional regulator is translated as MKDPTSPVCRTISTLLSRIGDKWTVLVVSTLGEGPRRFNELRREIPSVSQRMLTLTLRNLERDGLVSRAVTPSIPPRVDYALTPLGHSLREPIQALSDWAIANIAAIHEAQHRFDAAADEAVAA
- a CDS encoding nuclear transport factor 2 family protein, whose protein sequence is MLKSLALAALLAGTGATAAPADEAVKAVTTVLDQFNAGNVQAFIDAHTADPVILDEFAPYQWSGQGSVQRWLDSYAKDSAAKKISGGHMAYGRPVQAGSDGTSAYVVLPTTYCMTQAGVRKGADGHMTFILARTEAGWKISSWAYAAPQPTAAVAKAGKCGKAR